The following proteins come from a genomic window of Thermodesulforhabdaceae bacterium:
- the acpP gene encoding acyl carrier protein — translation MDKAAIKEKVIDIIADKLGIEKETITPEAHVIDDLGADSLDVVELIMALEETFDIEIPDEDAEKIRTVQDIFDYIDRVVANAA, via the coding sequence ATGGACAAAGCAGCAATTAAGGAAAAAGTGATCGACATCATTGCAGACAAGCTCGGTATTGAAAAAGAAACTATTACCCCTGAAGCTCATGTAATTGATGATCTAGGAGCCGATTCTCTTGATGTAGTGGAGCTTATCATGGCTCTGGAAGAAACCTTTGACATTGAGATTCCTGATGAAGATGCAGAAAAGATCCGCACCGTTCAGGATATTTTTGATTACATAGACAGAGTTGTAGCCAACGCCGCCTAA
- the cbiD gene encoding cobalt-precorrin-5B (C(1))-methyltransferase CbiD, translating to MPKKGLRKGFSTGSAATAAIVAATRALLGNPPNSCVSIKVPIGVYIPIPVTLHRQSKYYWCGEVIKDGGDDPDITHGALVRASVALVRKELNSSRIWLDAGEGIGVVTKPGLPVPPGEPAINPVPRQMIVENVFSSIRTLLEKVPFCPPLSNLPPWDKNRRILLALPGSLGFDFHVVLTIPEGKALAKRTLNPRLGIVDGLSILGTSGLVKPFSHEAYEETIDYALRFAKTNGCSTVVLTTGGKSEQYARRLLPDLPDAAFIQIADFFGFAVKKAQEYGFIEVVHAVFFGKAVKMAMGFSYTHAREGLIDMSELARKAGLRGEIAKAVSNANTARQVLEMLKGRACFEAIQSISREALYASVRFASQIPARRLILFDYDGTILFDESF from the coding sequence ATGCCTAAAAAAGGTCTCCGCAAAGGTTTTTCTACTGGAAGCGCCGCCACGGCAGCAATAGTTGCTGCTACTAGAGCTCTGCTTGGTAATCCACCCAACAGCTGTGTTTCTATAAAGGTGCCCATTGGTGTTTACATTCCGATACCAGTTACTTTACACCGCCAAAGCAAATACTACTGGTGCGGGGAAGTTATAAAGGACGGAGGGGATGATCCGGATATTACTCATGGAGCTCTAGTTCGAGCATCTGTAGCTTTAGTAAGGAAAGAGCTAAATTCCAGTAGGATTTGGCTTGATGCAGGTGAAGGTATAGGGGTAGTGACCAAGCCCGGGCTTCCTGTTCCACCCGGCGAACCTGCAATAAACCCTGTTCCAAGGCAAATGATAGTAGAAAATGTTTTCAGCTCTATAAGGACACTTTTAGAAAAGGTTCCGTTTTGTCCACCGCTATCAAATCTTCCACCGTGGGATAAAAACAGAAGAATCTTGTTAGCTCTACCCGGAAGCTTAGGCTTTGATTTCCATGTAGTGCTAACCATACCGGAAGGCAAAGCCCTTGCGAAAAGAACTCTAAATCCTCGCTTGGGAATAGTAGATGGGCTTTCTATTCTTGGAACCAGTGGGTTGGTAAAACCCTTTTCTCACGAAGCTTATGAAGAAACGATAGATTATGCCCTTCGTTTTGCTAAAACCAACGGCTGTTCCACTGTGGTGTTAACTACGGGTGGGAAAAGCGAACAATACGCCAGGAGATTACTTCCCGATCTTCCCGATGCGGCTTTTATTCAGATTGCCGATTTTTTTGGCTTTGCGGTCAAAAAGGCTCAGGAATACGGTTTTATTGAAGTTGTCCATGCAGTTTTTTTTGGCAAGGCGGTTAAGATGGCGATGGGGTTTTCATACACTCACGCTCGAGAAGGTCTTATAGACATGAGCGAACTTGCTAGAAAAGCCGGGCTTCGGGGAGAAATCGCAAAAGCTGTTTCGAATGCTAACACAGCAAGGCAAGTTTTGGAGATGCTCAAGGGAAGAGCCTGCTTTGAGGCTATCCAGAGCATCTCCAGGGAAGCTCTTTACGCTTCTGTTAGGTTTGCTTCCCAAATACCTGCTCGCCGGCTTATTCTTTTTGACTACGATGGGACGATTCTCTTTGACGAATCTTTTTAG
- a CDS encoding DUF6485 family protein, with protein sequence MECRKEENLKKCSCSYEPCNKKGICCECLSYHLKNRQLPGCCFPPEAERTYDRSFEHFARLVMERKI encoded by the coding sequence ATGGAATGTCGCAAAGAAGAAAACCTAAAAAAATGCTCCTGTTCTTATGAACCTTGCAACAAAAAGGGAATTTGCTGTGAATGCTTGAGCTATCATCTTAAAAATCGGCAGCTTCCCGGCTGTTGTTTTCCTCCGGAGGCTGAAAGGACATACGATAGATCCTTTGAACACTTTGCTAGACTGGTAATGGAAAGAAAAATCTAA
- a CDS encoding TIGR00366 family protein, with protein sequence MLRRLAAFFTYIMKHYLPDAYLFSILLTFLSVILALVFTDANYIKVISEWGNGIYGIVAFAMQMILILITGHALALTPPIQAFLRWIASQATSPIKAGMIVSFVAAVCSWINWGFGLIVGGLLALQVAKNTKKVDYPYLIGAAYSGFVIWHQGLSGSVPLVIATAKHAQNFVEKITGSPVTISQSIFQPFNLIPVLLIIFTLPLLFAFIHPKEEETKTVSEEDIKDLLGEAPKVPRPENPTLAEKIDHSYTINMIFGAMGLSYLVWHFAKKGFDLNLNIVIFIFFITGVILHGKPINYIKAINIAIKGAGGIALQFPLYGGIQGIMTGTGLAKVIAGWFVAISNPKTFYLLQFISAGIINMFIPSGGGQWAAQGPITMEAAKMMGIDPIKSAMMVAWGDQWTNMIQPFWALPLLGLAKLSARDVMGYTTMTLLWSGLIFAVFALLVGFGVL encoded by the coding sequence ATGTTACGAAGGCTTGCAGCTTTTTTTACTTACATCATGAAGCATTATTTGCCAGACGCTTATCTATTTTCCATTCTTCTTACATTCCTTTCAGTAATTCTAGCCCTGGTTTTCACGGATGCGAACTACATCAAGGTCATATCCGAATGGGGAAATGGAATTTACGGCATAGTGGCTTTTGCCATGCAGATGATCCTCATACTAATTACCGGACACGCTTTAGCTCTAACACCACCTATTCAAGCATTTCTACGATGGATAGCTTCCCAAGCCACATCTCCTATCAAAGCTGGTATGATTGTTTCTTTCGTTGCCGCCGTTTGTTCCTGGATTAACTGGGGATTTGGGCTAATCGTAGGGGGACTCTTGGCTCTTCAGGTAGCAAAAAACACAAAAAAAGTGGATTATCCCTACTTAATTGGAGCAGCCTACAGCGGTTTTGTTATATGGCATCAGGGACTTTCTGGCTCTGTTCCCCTTGTCATAGCTACGGCAAAACATGCTCAAAACTTTGTTGAAAAAATCACTGGATCCCCTGTTACTATATCTCAAAGCATTTTCCAGCCATTCAATCTTATCCCTGTTCTATTGATCATATTTACACTCCCCCTTCTGTTTGCCTTTATTCATCCTAAAGAAGAGGAAACAAAAACTGTATCTGAAGAAGATATAAAAGATCTACTGGGAGAAGCACCTAAAGTGCCCCGACCTGAAAACCCAACTCTGGCTGAGAAAATCGATCACAGCTATACCATCAACATGATCTTTGGTGCTATGGGGCTTTCTTACCTAGTGTGGCATTTTGCAAAGAAAGGGTTTGATCTCAATCTTAACATCGTCATTTTTATCTTTTTTATAACGGGCGTTATACTTCATGGAAAGCCCATTAACTACATTAAAGCCATTAACATAGCCATTAAAGGAGCAGGTGGTATTGCTCTGCAGTTTCCGCTTTACGGCGGAATCCAGGGAATCATGACCGGAACAGGGCTTGCTAAAGTAATCGCAGGATGGTTTGTGGCAATTTCGAATCCTAAAACTTTCTATTTGCTTCAATTCATTTCAGCAGGGATTATAAACATGTTCATCCCTTCAGGTGGAGGGCAGTGGGCAGCTCAAGGTCCTATCACCATGGAAGCTGCAAAGATGATGGGCATTGATCCAATAAAATCCGCTATGATGGTAGCATGGGGAGATCAATGGACAAACATGATTCAGCCTTTCTGGGCTCTTCCTCTCCTGGGATTGGCAAAACTTTCTGCTAGAGATGTTATGGGTTACACAACGATGACCCTGCTTTGGAGTGGGCTGATTTTCGCAGTATTTGCCTTACTAGTTGGATTTGGTGTTCTCTAA
- a CDS encoding isochorismatase family protein, whose product MNKAVEFLKRDDCILLLVDVQKTLLDPCVRSETLKRNCQALIEVAKVLQIPIVFTTHNAEKLGGFHPELIEMVENPLVLNKVEFSCFENEGIRKAIESLNRKTILLAGIESHVCIFHTGANALRLGYRVDLVTDAVSSRSEDNRLVGIKRLEQAGAVMSSTEMVIFELLNRAGTDEFRKLLPLLKTL is encoded by the coding sequence ATGAATAAAGCGGTCGAATTTCTTAAGCGAGACGACTGTATTTTGCTTCTTGTGGATGTGCAAAAAACCCTTCTTGATCCATGTGTTAGAAGTGAAACCCTTAAAAGAAACTGTCAGGCTCTTATTGAAGTTGCCAAAGTACTCCAGATCCCCATTGTTTTTACAACTCACAATGCAGAAAAGCTGGGAGGGTTTCATCCTGAACTAATTGAGATGGTTGAAAATCCATTGGTTCTGAATAAGGTTGAATTTAGTTGCTTCGAAAATGAAGGCATCAGAAAGGCCATTGAATCCTTGAACCGCAAAACTATCCTGCTTGCTGGTATTGAAAGCCATGTGTGCATATTCCACACAGGAGCTAATGCATTGCGGCTTGGCTATCGCGTTGATCTGGTTACCGATGCCGTTTCATCTCGAAGCGAAGATAATAGACTTGTTGGAATTAAACGACTCGAACAGGCAGGAGCCGTAATGAGTTCCACAGAAATGGTTATATTTGAGCTTCTAAATAGAGCCGGCACTGATGAATTTAGAAAGCTTCTTCCTTTGCTAAAGACTCTCTAA
- a CDS encoding TetR/AcrR family transcriptional regulator translates to MQNTVKKAQIGYEILSGQKIFSQLSSVPEEDQPKVLLEILSSVADLLSNRESLETLLEEISGELKKPLCSLLETLLIESIKSYRSVSTQRQTEDSSTSHPTTKELILSAALEVFAARGYHNTTVDDIAKKAGIAKGSIYRYFQSKEALFNEVLESRIESLDNSIQRIIREEGDIIQIIGKCVEAYLAFFENNQGIYQLLFREKSSSERQQYLKRAFKRLLPIRKKIFEASRKGLFKPISFEFIFYGFMGFIHGIIQRWTDHGCSYSLAEEAPAILEVLFNGTVLNKNNLNFKEEKQNGQSSN, encoded by the coding sequence ATGCAAAATACCGTGAAAAAAGCTCAAATTGGTTACGAAATACTATCAGGACAAAAAATATTTAGTCAGCTTTCCTCCGTTCCGGAAGAAGACCAACCCAAAGTTTTACTGGAAATTTTATCTTCAGTCGCTGACTTGCTCTCAAATCGAGAAAGCCTAGAGACTCTGCTAGAAGAGATATCGGGAGAATTAAAAAAACCACTTTGCAGTCTGCTGGAAACTCTTCTCATAGAAAGCATCAAATCGTATCGATCGGTCTCCACCCAAAGGCAAACCGAAGATAGCTCTACATCACATCCCACTACGAAAGAGCTTATTCTCTCAGCCGCCCTGGAAGTTTTTGCTGCCAGGGGATACCACAACACTACCGTTGACGACATAGCCAAAAAGGCCGGTATCGCAAAGGGATCGATTTATAGATACTTCCAAAGCAAAGAGGCTTTGTTTAATGAAGTTTTGGAATCCCGCATAGAAAGCCTTGATAATTCTATACAGCGGATAATCAGGGAAGAAGGGGACATTATTCAAATTATTGGCAAATGTGTTGAAGCTTATCTCGCTTTCTTTGAAAATAACCAGGGCATATACCAGCTTCTTTTTCGGGAAAAGTCTTCATCGGAACGGCAACAGTATCTTAAGCGAGCTTTTAAGCGCCTTCTTCCCATAAGAAAGAAAATTTTTGAAGCGTCCAGAAAAGGTCTTTTCAAACCTATATCGTTCGAATTCATCTTTTATGGTTTCATGGGTTTTATACATGGCATTATCCAAAGATGGACCGACCATGGATGTAGCTATAGCCTTGCTGAAGAGGCTCCCGCAATTCTTGAAGTCCTTTTCAACGGCACAGTGCTAAACAAAAACAATTTAAATTTTAAGGAGGAAAAACAAAATGGACAAAGCAGCAATTAA